The genomic segment GAACATGTCACCCCACcttttatacataaaaaaatggccTAATAAATTTCTCGCTAGGATACACACGAACCGAGtattaagtttaaccaacttacagttatttacaaaagaatttcaattttttaatagGCCGGATTTACATCACAAATTTGTATAGGCCGTTAATAGGTAGTTTTACCTTAGCTCAATTTTTTAAGGAAATGGTACGTTCATTTTGTGACACCGTGGCTCGATGGATTTCTTTTCTGATGAAAGGAGTCTTTAtacatataaattttatattaatatgtttGTTTATCATAAGCAGTTATTAGAATATCGATGAGAAAACAATTATTTCCGTAATTGATATGATTGATGATTATTTAAACTGTCGggttaagaaaatatttaattttgaaattGAAGAGTACAGGTTCATATATCtcgaatgatttttgttttaaaaaccgtCCGTGTAGAAGAGGTCTCCGGCGAAGAGAAGTGTCTGTTGAGATAGAATTCGATGTATGACCAAAAAAGAAAGCAAAAAGGTAAAACTTTTTACCGTAAATTGAAAATGTGGTCGGTCTAAAATGCAAAATCTTAACACAACATGAAGTCAAATCTACCTTTAAAGTTCAAATTGAATCAGTCGTTACAGAACACACTCTCACACAACACAACATCCAAAAGAAGATCGGCGTCTAAACAGAATTTGACACTCAATAATAGGAGATAGAAAAAGTTTTCCTATTTGCTCCAAAAATTCAGTTTTGACTAGTCACAAGTTCAgaaaaaactaaagaaagaaattGTTCTGCACAATTACCTATGAATCCCGGAGACATCTGTTAAATTTTCCGTGAAAGCATTCTTCGACATTATCCTTTAATTAAGTAGAGCTGTAAGCAATATTTGTTTAGTATTTAGTATCTAGACTTCAAGTTAGTAAATAATAACGAATTTATTAACTTTCTAGGTATAATATTGATGTACTGTATTGGACCCTTTACACAAAAATATTGCTTACAGCTGTAAGCAATATTTGTTTAGTATTTAGTATCTAGACCTCATGCTAGTAGATAATAacgaatttattaaatttttaggtatAATATTGATGTACTGTATTGGACCCTTTACACCGTTCTATGTTCCACCATATGTAGCAGCTGGACTGCTGATGTTCAAATTGCTCATATTTTCATTCATGCCCGAAACACCGTATCTATTGtccatgaaaaataaaattccGGAAGCTAGAATGAGCCTGCAAAAGTTACGAGGAAAAAAAGATGTAGAAGATGAACTAAATGAAATACGAGAAGCTATAGAAAATGATATGAAAGACCAAAAAGGaacttttaaagaaatttttgtaGTTAAACGTTACCGAAATgctttaattattgttttaatatttgattttacaaaattatgCAGTTGTTTTGAAGTTGTATTGATGAATATCCACCAGATGTTGGAGAAAGCTGGTTCTGTGTACATTCAACCTGCATCTGTGGCTATTATTTTTTCAGTATTATTACTAATTTCTTCTTTAATATCATCATTGACTATAGATAAATTTGGCCGTAAAGTTTTGTTTGGTGTTTCAAGTGTTCTTACTGCCCTTTGCTTGCTTATTTTGGGGATATTTTTGAACCTACACCAAAAAGGTTACAATGTTCAAGCTATGAACTGGATACCTGCAGCTTCGGTTATGGTATACGCTGTTGTGTTTAAATTGGGAATGGGCACTGTACCATTCGTCATATTAGGTGAAATATTTTCTACTAGAATCAAAGGACGAGGCATTGCTTTTTGTAATGGCTTTCACACCTTTACTGCCATCGGCGTCTTGcagctttatttttttctaaGAAGGGCGTTTGGAATCTATATTCATTTTTATATCTTCTCGTTTCTCACTATTATAGTTACAATACTTATAATGTTCTTTGTGCCTGAAACTAAAGGAAAAAGCTTGGAAGAAATACAACAGCTATTAAGAGAGAACTCTTTTAAGAAGTCTGTAGGGAATAAAAAAGCTGTAGAACTTAGTAAACTGACAGGtgatttttaaaattcataatcTGTGAGATTTATTGGGAAATATTTTTCGTTAAAAAAGTACCCAAACTAATTGACTATATTCCGTTTGTCATTCTCTACAATAAAGAAAAgtggaatacaaaaataatatcCATGTCGTTAAGAGATACCAAAGATTGCTATAAATAGTCTCCTGCAATCGTTTTGAACACTATTGTAAACATATTGAAGTGGATAATGATAGTACAAATTTACGTACAAACTTATAATAACTGCCTTATTTTAGATGTAAGTAATTTTAAATATGCTCAAAGATGTTATATTCTAAATACTCTAAAATAATTTAGATTATTTATGTATTTAGGGCTAAGAGTGATATATTATTGCTCGAGAATAAAAGTTatataaaatatgataaaaaatctGTATCTTTTACTTACGAAAATATTTGTGGTTTTTCAGTTTCTGAAGTTTCATTTGAGGTATTAAATCATTCCGTTTTTTAACGCAGTCAGCTTTTTATTAATTTAACCCCTTCAGTGAGTTTGTCCTACCAGAGGGATACTGTGATAAGTACCAATGCTGTATACATGTATAATATTTTGaggaaaaaattatattattcattTTACTTGCTTTATTTGCCATACTTCTAAGATTATTATTCGTAAAAGTAACATTTTCATAATCTTTAATTATGATTTGTAATATCCCTCTGCAAGGACATTATGATATGGcgaaataaaattcatataaaaataataaaacatacaTGGTTTTAAatgaattaattactatttaaatgggaataagccacaattaaaggttaaaatacgtttattgacgtttcaatttccactttggaaatcgttctcaaaatacaaacattagtaataataattcatttccattgcttgtATTTTGGATGcgtatttgttatttattacccaaagctctgaaacATATGTAGCAAtactttctatgatacttttgtatatcctaatttttgtgtttcgagTCATGTAATTATTTcagagtatactattcagttgacgtattgctgaattaccttgaccaattctagttgctatttcttttgtattccgaccatcgTTTTTAATACTTAAACCGAAATATTTATAGCCATCAGTATTTTCGATTTGTGTGCCTTTTAGTTCTAAGTACCTTTCTTCACCACACGCTACTAGATACTCtttttttgatgaattaattgatAAACCCCACTTATATTCTTTACCCACCTATATTTTTCACAGCATGTattggatatcatcttgatcttcaaaaagtattacttggtcatccgcaaaatCATCTTTTTTTCCAAACATCTAAAACCCCCTTCAAATATATCTTAAATAGCGAAGATGCAACGCAGCAGCCTTAGCGAAGCTCTTTGGTCACGTTTATCTTCTTTGTAGACCGCGCTCTGCACTACTTAAAGCTCCAACACAGTTGTCAAACCGGACTCGTCCATATTATAAATGTTTTCCGGTGCAAAGTAAGACTCGTCCAATATATTGGCTAATTCCCTTTGATACTTCCTGTTTGCTTAATAAAGCGCTCAAAGTCGTTCTTGGAACGTTAAGTACTTTTGCTGCTAGCTCAAACCCCATGGTTTTTTCTTGTAAGCTTTTTAAAGCTTGCTGCATATTACACTCTTTCCACTGTTGCCTTTTGTGAGGAGCCATCCCTGTAAAACAGTATGTTAATTATTAAGTAGCAAAACTGAAGGTAtgtccaatttattttctttttcctaTAATGAACCCCTAGTCTGTCATAGGTAACGACATAGGGTCCATCATAGGCAAATAGACAAGGCagtaaatttaattatgttaCCTTTGTTTTGACCATTGTAACCTAAAAGAAAGTATAGTATTTAACAAAGAAAGTGTAGtcattttatataaaacaaaagcAACACTTAGCTAAACGTATGTTACCAGTAAAATACTACTTACCAAAAAGATTATATCAGTAacgccaaattttaattttattttacaaatttacTGTTATTTAAACTTTGCAAAAAATACTAAACTACAAACTTCGTACGCACATTGCCGGTTGCCGCCTAGTATGTAaactatagtaaaattcattaaccgatgcaggaagatgtaaacattactacgtgtaggcctgcaacagggccgcatttgggattatctttttatttagtcagaatatatattatcttataaaatacgaaatttatattttaattttgcaaaagtgctcgacaaagaacctgattgttttagtcgatatccgataataggaaccatttatacagggcgaaaaacccaagaatttattttttttgtcaacaattttatgtacagagtgcctgcaaaaaatataagttttatttctaatttttactatacttagttgtttgtacaattctaaaaagtttcataataataataacaaaaaaaaatactcattactcaattatgttgaaataaatatatatatatatatatatatatatatatatatatatatatatttatatatatataattatatataattatataattattaatatgtcgtgactcgtcactgttaaattatctaaatctgaAAATGTTGGGGAATGCATATGTAGGTACTATAAATATGTCATCAGAACAAAACGTAAAGTCTATAAGCTCTCATCTTTTGAagatatactcagtgacattagaagtgttacacccagaaggaataatttcttgaacttaattttttggcaacatggtagatttacatcaagaatgaaacgataacgttgtcaagaatttttattaacaagtaatcaaaaaaaaaaataataatttgtttggcgaccccgtagctgaatacactcctgtatacgtctaggcatgaaCAAAATGAGATGTTCAATGTCTGCTTGTGGCTTCTCGTTCTAAGCAActtaaacttcatgtattaactgtgccagagtctgtacaggatggtgcaaagtggacagtctccttcacatcatatcccatacatgttcgataggatttaaatctgGAACACGGGGCGGCCGTGGCAACACATTAACCCTAGCTTCTTGGAAAAGCCCATAGTTTGATGAGCAATATGAGGACGCACGTTgtgttgctgaaaaaggacgtctcgacggccgtcgagataaggcagtaaactggtttgtaagatgtcttcaatataacgcgcagctgtgatattgcctcgaataaacacaaatggtgatcggttaccataaacaatagccccccaaaccattactccatctgtcctgtatacatgcctctcaacagcaaacccgatatctcgtcgttcTCCATCCTACGACCATTATGGATTCCTAAACAGCatcgtgattcatcgctgaatgctacattacgccattctgctacccaatgctgccgttctctgcaccaattcaaacgttgatgaccgtGGTCCGCAGTCTAAGGAAGCACTAATcatgggcggaatgaaaccagtccaaaggctcgaatacgaaggtatagtgtacgcatactaacaggtttacctactactccaaaccattggtcagcaatttgacgcgcagtagcaaaacggtctcgcagagccagtaatctaaagcgcctatcttgacgctctgtggtacgccttggttgaccagttggtcttcttcgtatTCCTCTGCCttagtttgtccacacacgacagacacgcaagttacagtacaatgaccgctaccatccagtaagttccaccacgtggattccaacacgaggctaccgcttgaacattctggactaaattgcgacgtattgaacagcaagatcagcaattaataaattataaaaacaccatgtaaaaatcaatatttttcagtctgatttaaattattattgttgttactaaaatctttgtcagtcgaaataaaagttttaattgtgaagttcagtttttaaaaaagtatttttcccaagaacattcataattggcgcagtcagtacggaagtggaagagtctttatagatcctcgtcacttttaagtgtttgtccactgttccaagaaccagccccagggaaaccgtctgcagagttcacccgagggaattagagaattagaagttagaagaagccttcaggagcaaaggaatgcacatcggcatcgtctttatcctgtaagcgattttattattacttagaattaagaagattagattttgaaagaatttttaataaatcagactcctctgagtccttagattgaatcagagctaaattagaagataaataaaacaaagatttgaatagattaacaaagattaaagtaatttaaaaaatatctcctctaagtccttagattgactttagagtcagatttagacaaaattgaatagcttaataaatactatatattaataaacatagagattaatagataaaaaaaaaagtagattaagatttatatatttatatattgattattgaaaattactataccaatttgactattgactatatattatattgaaaatttttaaaatatggcagttccacaatttgacgttaaaaatttatgcattcttccaaattttgacggaaatccaaatgaattacatgaatttattaaagtttctacaatacttctaaaccattattatgacagacttaatgcagctagtatacaaaacaaatttttgcttcatggtattatcagtaaattaacaggtagagccaaagaagttatatctgtatatggatgcgaaagttgggacgaaataaaaaacgcattaattcaaaattttggagaccagagagacgaaaattcgcttacaagggatctagtaaatttaagacaaggctcaacagaatctattatgcatttttacgaaaaaatcatgggacttttaagctgtattaataattacctagaattacataccataaatgccgatattaaaaggagcaaacaagaatttttccgtcaacaagctcttacaacattcttagcaggcctacgagaaccaatgggctctgttatcagagcaatgagaccaggaagtttagccacggcaatacagtacgtacaggaagaaaataatgttcgatatcttcaaaaaaatcaaataagtcaaccttcaacatcaggaagaagtgaaaattatcaagaacgccGACCTCAGAGACAGCAGATGCCTGTACAGATCCAAAAACCATTGTACCAACAGACAAATTTTGCATCTCCACGATGGCAGCAATCAATGAGACAATTCTATCCGCAGAATCAAtttcagcaaccacatcggcaacaaaacttcgatcaatttagacaaaattcaaaccctccagcattcaggacccagaa from the Diabrotica undecimpunctata isolate CICGRU chromosome 1, icDiaUnde3, whole genome shotgun sequence genome contains:
- the LOC140432333 gene encoding facilitated trehalose transporter Tret1-like isoform X1, coding for MGYPKIIQFLISVAATILSITDGMCVAWSAPMVPYFISEQSHIKMSQEQAEWIETCFLIGVVCAIPITAYVTNKLGRKKCLILASTVLMICWIAIALVTKKEYIYAARVFTGMGINLGFVSVPIYIGEIAQKEIRGFLTSLMQIMVIIGIILMYCIGPFTPFYVPPYVAAGLLMFKLLIFSFMPETPYLLSMKNKIPEARMSLQKLRGKKDVEDELNEIREAIENDMKDQKGTFKEIFVVKRYRNALIIVLIFDFTKLCSCFEVVLMNIHQMLEKAGSVYIQPASVAIIFSVLLLISSLISSLTIDKFGRKVLFGVSSVLTALCLLILGIFLNLHQKGYNVQAMNWIPAASVMVYAVVFKLGMGTVPFVILGEIFSTRIKGRGIAFCNGFHTFTAIGVLQLYFFLRRAFGIYIHFYIFSFLTIIVTILIMFFVPETKGKSLEEIQQLLRENSFKKSVGNKKAVELSKLTGDF
- the LOC140432333 gene encoding facilitated trehalose transporter Tret1-like isoform X2 → MGNGKLFQFCASLSATILSITDGMCVAWSAPMVPYFISEQSHIKMSQEQAEWIETCFLIGVVCAIPITAYVTNKLGRKKCLILASTVLMICWIAIALVTKKEYIYAARVFTGMGINLGFVSVPIYIGEIAQKEIRGFLTSLMQIMVIIGIILMYCIGPFTPFYVPPYVAAGLLMFKLLIFSFMPETPYLLSMKNKIPEARMSLQKLRGKKDVEDELNEIREAIENDMKDQKGTFKEIFVVKRYRNALIIVLIFDFTKLCSCFEVVLMNIHQMLEKAGSVYIQPASVAIIFSVLLLISSLISSLTIDKFGRKVLFGVSSVLTALCLLILGIFLNLHQKGYNVQAMNWIPAASVMVYAVVFKLGMGTVPFVILGEIFSTRIKGRGIAFCNGFHTFTAIGVLQLYFFLRRAFGIYIHFYIFSFLTIIVTILIMFFVPETKGKSLEEIQQLLRENSFKKSVGNKKAVELSKLTGDF